TGCCCGCATTCAACTCACTGAACAAAATAACATTTCAATGTGTCAACATGTAGGGACATAACTTACTAATATTATCCATCATCTGCCTCTAAACAAATGGAAATATCTAAGCATGACATCCAAACAATTTCTGGGTGTTTTATCCAATCAACTTCTAGATGTGTTATCCAATCGACTTCTGGGTGTGTTATCCAATCGACTGCTGGGTGTTTTATCAAATCAACTGCTGGGCATGTTGCCGACTAGATCCCTGAACAACATATCCTATCCTCCGCTGCATATACTCTAAGAGCTGCATACATTATAGGTACATCTAGCAATGACAAACGGAACTTTTGGACTTTACTGGCAGAGGACAACCTGCAGTAATTTGGGAGTCTGTTATACTGGAGTATGACTGATTCAGCCTCCCTGTCTGGTGAAGGGTCCCTATGAAGCAAGGCTGAACAAGCGGAGCCATCAAGTAGTGCTGAGCTGGCTAATGTGGCAGCTGAATCGTCGAGTGGAATACCCGCACTCAAATCTGTCATGTAACCTGAGAGGAAGAGAAACAAAGGGTAAAACACTCTGTGCCGAGTAAGCAGTCATGTTATCACTCCTTCTATGACatacgcaaaataaaaataccaTACTTTTCACACCATAAGCCACACCTAGAAGCCTAAAATTTTCTAAATAAATCGACTGCGCCCATTTAATACTTCGTAGTCTGTGCATGAACTGAGTTTTAAAATCTGTTGTGGACCTTTGGTAAGTGCACTACAGTAACTGTTTCGTGGACTATTTCCCATTAAAACAATGAAAACTCCTGCTAAGTATAAGTGACTAGGTATCGGTGTGCTATTTGCTTGTTTGAAACACTCTAAAATGTCACCAATAAAGTGACATGCATGTGAAGGTCAGTTTAAACTGAGGCTACAGCGGTCAAGTTACTCAACCATATGTTGGTGGATTGTGGATGCATGGGCTATGATAAATCCAGCATTTATTGTCAGAGCTCTCGAAAAAAGGTGTCGATGTTGAACCGCAAATGGTCGGCGAGTCTGACCCAGACAATGATGAAGAGGAGCCcagaatgttgaaaaaatagtaaatattttatctaATAATGTTGACTAAATTCAATGTTTTGCTTTTGTTGATGAACGTACTttacgtaagttttaaaattagtcTTATAATACAGTGCACCACTATACGTTGGTTATGTACAACAATAGACCATGGAATTGAGACTGGGTCCTATGATAGGTCCTATGACTGGCTAGGCATAGGCCTATGACTGGGTCCTATGGTGCCGCCTAGGGCGTGGAAAATCTGGCACTTTGCAACATAGTGGTTTGTAAATGTGATTTACTAGTTTGAGCCTAAAGACAAGACAATCCGTAATTTATTTCCGCAGTTTGCATGAGGCCTAAAAAGACCCACAGGGCACTCACGAGTTACGATGGCCTTGTTATGCGATTTTTTGGCCTTACGATGTCACAAACGATGTTTTTTCATCCTCGCCACGTAAAAATTTTTcgccatacaatatcaacaaaaatctctctcgaaattaaaatcgggcagtcggtgtgctgaatacgtcaAAATAATAAAGATGCCGGTATGCTATTCATCAAATTCCTCTCACAACGCCTGAATGAGATATGATGCTcactctctcagttcagcaatattcgttataagttgtagtaaaaacgaaaccggaaactaataggtgataaaattttagccgataataaagttgaagtttagtaaaatacatactaaaacttggctTTAAGCCTGTAAGCGCAGGTTTAGGAAGCCAAATTCATTTACCGGTAAgtgaaattcaatgtttatgttacacatccGAGTTTACGATTATGAGAGTTTAGACCATGACATCATAGCTAGTTAGCCGTGACGGCGAAAATGCCACGCCtccaattgataacatattacttGAACACTAACTTTCACCCTTCAAAAACCCACTTCAAAAAGTAGCTAGGGTTACTTAACCACAACAATTCCACTTCTCCATTCTTTACTTTGTTGGTGACTCTTATATATTGGGAGTTTTTCTTTCCTAGATGTTTAAAAAGATAACTctaaaattgtatatcaaataattggtaaaatcCGTTTTTTgagtaataattaatatttttattattaatagaatTTAGACTTCTTTGCTAGTTTAGACTGATGTAAAGGTCCTCCAGTCAATATTTTTAGCACTGGTtctaagcttcaaaaagtgCAAAAAGAAATCCAGCTCCATGCAAgtgtatgtaaattttctgaACGCATGCCGCCACCGGAAAAGAGGCTTTATATAAACCGATGTTTACACGATTGTCTCAACTCTTCTATGTTCCCATccgttacacgtctgtctcaaaggtaagaactccctatggtaCGTACTGGACATAGTACACTGCAGTGTTCTAATTTagtgcagatcataaccactacatataatagttattgtaggtaacaatagttactaaagttaaaggttgacttgcaacgaaattcacactctgctgtgttgcaggtgcaaattATACGGAAATgcgattaaaagctcttaaaagctcaaaaacgaacagttaatcgcagccatcatgaaaacattATAGATTGGAATTCCTTTCCAAAAtagctcaaatgtgacgtagctgaacatgatggcttctgtttacactttcatgcaacctcattcgtcgaaatattttcacaaatatacttcacgcattcaataaaaccttgTCTATCGtctttacgcgtctatttcatcatcattgtaatgctgccactttgagcactgatatctcaaaacctagcctaaaaacagttaaattttttaaccttagctcgaaggagtgcaaatcatcctttgataaacatgacaagcctgttggtcacctgtgatatttggaaaaatgctgcaaaaattgttcgcgctatttggcaggaagtatgcgtcacgtgatcagattacgaataAATGATTTGACCAGgctaaaacaaaactgtaaagtagcgagcatctatatttaatacgggttttccggtagaacctgaagtgtttgtcgtaaactggtgctacgagacgttttatattgagccttttattggcttttaatTTCACGtaataacatcacgtgtcaaaacaataaccctaatgtttgagtacgtcaacaaaataaagagattGCAAACgattcgtttttgagctttcaagagcttgtaatcagatttccacatattttgcacctactacacagcagagtaagacatgataaaccttatgataccaaataactgtaatgtaaattttgttgcaagtaaacctttaacatattattttgttaccaatttttaatgtagcgtacgtatataaaattttgatgatttttagcaGGGCGTGTTTGTATTAggtaattactatgggtttccatATCTCTCTATACGATATTTTAACCTTACGATGTCcacactggaacgaattaaaatcgtatggcgagggtccacagtaataaaagataatttgaCTAAAAgaccaaataaaaatatatatagtgaCACTTATAATGAAAATACTGAAAAATAGATATGAAGGTTACTAAGCCTATCAACCTGGCAGTTTGTCGAGCACATTCATGTCCTGCTTTGGTTGAGCAGAGGGTTCCGGAGAGCAGCATTTAGATGATCGTTTTGAAAACAGGAAAGGTGTTGGTTTAGCTAACAAATCCATCTCAACTGTATCTGCAAAAACAAGACTAGTTGGTTAAACAATCTGCCCTCACAGTATAATTGATATACAatatggaaaaataaaatctggTTAGAATTAAAATAAACTTCACTACCAATAAATAACAATTGTTAGATATTGACAAAGACTTCCACAATAAAGCATAGATCAATAGGTAAGGAAGCATACGGCAGATGCTGTCAAGGGATACACGATTTTGAATTCAAACaatgagtattgtttaaattGAACATATAAAATTAATTCATATTGCTTTAACTCAATTTCTCACCAAAAATATCACATGTGTTAGCATGAGTCAACACGGGAAGGGATCTATTACTGCTTGCTTTTCGACGAGGTATCATCTTTGGGTCAACATTATCACACCCAACTTCTATCTCAGTTTTTGCCTCAGGAACTTGTGTAATGTCCACTTCTTCGAACACTATCTCATCATCAAGTGTTTTTTCTGGAAGCTTTGAATCTGTATGAGTCCTATCTAAATCGCTTTGGGCTGTGTAAAAAATTTGTTGAGCAGCATCCAGAGATTTGGGCTTCAATAACGATCTGTTAGGATAAGCTGTCGCTAAATTATGTAACGTAGAAAGTTGTTGAACAGTTTGTAAGGGCAGCTTATTGTTTGATAGGAGAGTTTGACTGGTGCTGCCGGCTTTCTTAACCATTGAAGGACCCGACTTGCTTGGCCCTAGAAGTGATACCATAGTCGTAGTCTTCTTGGTGGTGTCTTTGAGATTCTTTGTAACTATGACATATTTGGGTGAACATTTGGTCTCAGTAGTACCGATAAGTTGAACTGCTGATTGAAGAGTCACGATTGGTaactcatttttaatatttttacttaTGTTGTTTTCTGTTGATTTTGCCGAATGAAGGAATTCTTGGTTTGCATCCAAAAGAGGCGAGTTAGAGCAACTGGTCGAGTCGGGGAGAATGGATATACCAGTTTTAGATTCAGAACCTGAAAGAAATAAATAGGTGCAGGATCAAAGAGGACCATATTTCAAGTCTTAAAGAATTAATCTTCAATATTTATgactaaactacatgtaaatataaaaggACTGTACAAACCTTGACTTTCAAACTGCTCAAATAGACTATTCATGTCTTCTGCTACGATTCCATTCACCTCTGCTacagaaaaaattatttaattagttTAATAACATTAATATTTAACACTGCCAAGCCTAACCTTGTATACACAAACAAGCCtcctgatcctagaccatattaacaacttttaaattaacTGTGAAAGTACTTAAGATAGCACAATTctttttgaactgaatatcatattgaagctccaagcttgtagaactcaatCAAAAACTAATGTTATGATGACAGCAATTTATCATTTCTTCTCAATTAAAAGTGTCCTTGATATTTCAGCAATTTCTCCAGAACTAATAGTTTAATAGACTTAAAATGTTGAATTATGCTGACAGTATCGCCTCATGAAGAGATCAAAGTTTAGTTTTGCTACATAAACAGAAAGTACAAAGAAAACTAATGTACTGTCTGCAGCCATTTTTCCTTTTAAGTCTTCTAGAAGTGTCCTTATTTTAACAATATCTCATAAAATAATAGTTCAAtcaaattgaaaattgagaatTACACTGAAAACATGTAAGCCCTAAATCGCCAACACAACTTGTGTTCCGTAAGTAGCCATTTTTAATTTATCGCTCAGACAAGTGTCATTAGTATTTTTGCTGTATCTGAAAAACTAATAGTCCAATCaacttaaaattttggaattataCTAAAATCCTATACCACACAAAGTCCTCAAAGCTTCATAGCTTTTCATACACCAGCagtaaaaaaaaaaacaaagtgaaGTTGTGAATCCGAGCTTACTCGTGCATAGGATCAGGCGGAAAAACCTGTTTCTGAGTTATTTTGGACGCAGGCTTCAAAATATTAGAAATCCAAATTCTTACGCAAGACCAAGAAAGCGATGTAGCAAATACCTAAATCTGACTGTGCAGAATATGCTGTTACAGGCATAGACACAACTTCTTCCTCGACACAGTATGGGACTTCTGACTCAACAGCTGAAATACTATTTTCAACATGCGGTAACGTTACAAATTCCATTGCATTTCCTGTTTCTACCATAAGAAACTGTTCTGGTGACTCTTCCACAATATTCTTCTCCAATCCTTCCGCAACAGTGGAGTGATTATCTATTTCATTTTCTTCAACCAAATTGGGAGCTTTATCAAGGAAATCTGCAATTATTTCTTGACCCATGCCGGGAACTATTTCTATTACCTCTTCTTCAACATTTTCTTCATCCACGCTACATCTAAGTGGTTGTTCCACTGCTTCCTCAATGACCTCTTCAGCTGCAACAGGAATCTGTTCAACCATTTCCTCCATGACTCTTTCATTCGAACTATGAAACTCTATTATTGAATCATCAACGATCTCTTCAGTAAAATCTGATATTTCATCAACTATGACATACTCCTCTGCAAAGGATGCAGCATTAACAGCAGAAGTTTCAATGTCAATAATATCTTCAGTTTCTTCACTATCGATGTGCACGTAATGGTCATGCAAAAAATGTGCATTCAGTTTGTTATTCAAAccaatttttatgtttgaagtcaTTTTGCTAATAGTCTTCGAAAG
The genomic region above belongs to Watersipora subatra chromosome 1, tzWatSuba1.1, whole genome shotgun sequence and contains:
- the LOC137406650 gene encoding protein SON-like isoform X2, with the translated sequence MESVLDSDFSDPDLLSKTISKMTSNIKIGLNNKLNAHFLHDHYVHIDSEETEDIIDIETSAVNAASFAEEYVIVDEISDFTEEIVDDSIIEFHSSNERVMEEMVEQIPVAAEEVIEEAVEQPLRCSVDEENVEEEVIEIVPGMGQEIIADFLDKAPNLVEENEIDNHSTVAEGLEKNIVEESPEQFLMVETGNAMEFVTLPHVENSISAVESEVPYCVEEEVVSMPVTAYSAQSDLEVNGIVAEDMNSLFEQFESQGSESKTGISILPDSTSCSNSPLLDANQEFLHSAKSTENNISKNIKNELPIVTLQSAVQLIGTTETKCSPKYVIVTKNLKDTTKKTTTMVSLLGPSKSGPSMVKKAGSTSQTLLSNNKLPLQTVQQLSTLHNLATAYPNRSLLKPKSLDAAQQIFYTAQSDLDRTHTDSKLPEKTLDDEIVFEEVDITQVPEAKTEIEVGCDNVDPKMIPRRKASSNRSLPVLTHANTCDIFDTVEMDLLAKPTPFLFSKRSSKCCSPEPSAQPKQDMNVLDKLPGYMTDLSAGIPLDDSAATLASSALLDGSACSALLHRDPSPDREAESVILQYNRLPNYCSELNAGTCHSSPDGVMSNKAKDYFHSRSKHSSRTHSHKHSRHHRSRKRSKFREYSSSGESSDDDLLRVRRRKRSSSSSSSSSSGHSSASSVSFSDSNTSTHGSCPSSRHKRRSRSSPRHKNHRSKCRRHILNSRKHQKKKSMHKSCRRHKEKCKKRRYRSEDDSETQESRSSSLDNSRLKGRSFRRSRSSSSSVCSMTLEEREQEEKKLAHERAMAERRVVYVGGISNKHTPLELRERFGRFGEIETTAVHFRLRGDNYGFVTYTSSQDAQRAITNGNKVPGPTYNLCYGGRRIFCKTDYADLDGCTAVKEEWALHEMKREQPAEDFDALLQQTLRKIK
- the LOC137406650 gene encoding protein SON-like isoform X1 yields the protein MESVLDSDFSDPDLLSKTISKMTSNIKIGLNNKLNAHFLHDHYVHIDSEETEDIIDIETSAVNAASFAEEYVIVDEISDFTEEIVDDSIIEFHSSNERVMEEMVEQIPVAAEEVIEEAVEQPLRCSVDEENVEEEVIEIVPGMGQEIIADFLDKAPNLVEENEIDNHSTVAEGLEKNIVEESPEQFLMVETGNAMEFVTLPHVENSISAVESEVPYCVEEEVVSMPVTAYSAQSDLEVNGIVAEDMNSLFEQFESQGSESKTGISILPDSTSCSNSPLLDANQEFLHSAKSTENNISKNIKNELPIVTLQSAVQLIGTTETKCSPKYVIVTKNLKDTTKKTTTMVSLLGPSKSGPSMVKKAGSTSQTLLSNNKLPLQTVQQLSTLHNLATAYPNRSLLKPKSLDAAQQIFYTAQSDLDRTHTDSKLPEKTLDDEIVFEEVDITQVPEAKTEIEVGCDNVDPKMIPRRKASSNRSLPVLTHANTCDIFDTVEMDLLAKPTPFLFSKRSSKCCSPEPSAQPKQDMNVLDKLPGYMTDLSAGIPLDDSAATLASSALLDGSACSALLHRDPSPDREAESVILQYNRLPNYCSELNAGTCHSSPDGVMSNKAKDYFHSRSKHSSRTHSHKHSRHHRSRKRSKFREYSSSGESSDDDLLRVRRRKRSSSSSSSSSSGHSSASSVSFSDSNTSSTHGSCPSSRHKRRSRSSPRHKNHRSKCRRHILNSRKHQKKKSMHKSCRRHKEKCKKRRYRSEDDSETQESRSSSLDNSRLKGRSFRRSRSSSSSVCSMTLEEREQEEKKLAHERAMAERRVVYVGGISNKHTPLELRERFGRFGEIETTAVHFRLRGDNYGFVTYTSSQDAQRAITNGNKVPGPTYNLCYGGRRIFCKTDYADLDGCTAVKEEWALHEMKREQPAEDFDALLQQTLRKIK